One part of the Parabacteroides distasonis ATCC 8503 genome encodes these proteins:
- a CDS encoding alpha amylase C-terminal domain-containing protein, whose product MESLNLIKNDPWLAPYEAAIEGRYQYVIDKEKSLTNNGKLTLSEMASGYLYFGLHKTTKGWVFREWAPNATAIYLIGTFNGWQKDNKYKLKRKANGIWEIALTDAQMCHEDLFKLLVEWDGGSGERIPAWTRRVVQDEQSKIFSAQVWNPEKPYKFKNKRFKPKKSPLLIYECHIGMSTNEEKVGTYNEFRQNILPRVAKDGYNAIQIMAIQEHPYYGSFGYHVSSFFAASSRFGTPDELKQLIDEAHGMGIAVIMDIVHSHAVKNEVEGLGRFDGSYDQYFLSGERREHPAWDSLCFNYGKNEVLHFLLSNCKFWLEEYKFDGFRFDGVTSMLYYSHGLGEAFCNYGDYFNGHQDGDAIAYLTLANKLIHEVNPGAITIAEEVSGMPGLAAKVEDGGYGFDYRMAMNIPDYWIKTIKEKKDEDWHPSSIWWETTNRRADEKTISYAESHDQALVGDKTIIFRLIDADMYWHMQKDDHNFMVDRGIALHKMIRLVTASTINGGYLNFMGNEFGHPEWIDFPREGNGWSYKYARRQWNLVDNLDLKYHFLGDFDREMLELIGDVKNFQDTPIQKVWDNDGDQILAYMRKDLVFVFNFSPTKSFTDYGFLVPKGEYEVVLNTDATRFGGFGLADDTIRHFTQFDPLYKKEKKEWLKLYIPARSAVVLRKVKVKK is encoded by the coding sequence ATGGAGTCTCTAAATCTGATAAAAAATGACCCGTGGCTGGCCCCTTATGAGGCGGCTATAGAAGGCCGGTATCAATACGTGATTGATAAAGAAAAGAGCTTGACGAATAATGGTAAACTAACTTTATCCGAGATGGCTTCCGGATATCTTTATTTTGGGTTACACAAAACCACGAAAGGCTGGGTGTTCCGTGAATGGGCGCCGAATGCTACCGCTATTTATTTGATCGGAACATTCAACGGATGGCAGAAAGATAATAAATACAAGCTTAAACGTAAGGCGAATGGCATATGGGAGATCGCTTTGACCGATGCGCAGATGTGTCATGAGGACTTGTTTAAGTTGCTGGTCGAGTGGGACGGCGGTAGCGGAGAACGTATTCCCGCATGGACTCGCCGGGTGGTGCAAGATGAGCAATCTAAGATATTTAGCGCTCAAGTATGGAACCCGGAGAAACCTTATAAATTCAAGAATAAACGATTCAAACCTAAGAAGTCTCCCCTTTTGATCTACGAGTGCCATATCGGTATGAGCACTAACGAGGAGAAGGTGGGGACGTATAATGAATTCCGTCAAAATATATTGCCTCGTGTAGCGAAGGATGGTTATAACGCCATTCAGATCATGGCTATACAAGAACATCCTTATTATGGATCGTTCGGCTATCACGTAAGTAGCTTCTTCGCTGCCTCTTCCCGTTTCGGTACGCCGGACGAGTTGAAACAACTGATCGACGAGGCGCACGGGATGGGTATCGCCGTGATCATGGACATCGTACATAGCCACGCCGTAAAGAACGAGGTGGAGGGATTAGGCCGCTTTGACGGTTCGTATGACCAATATTTCCTGAGTGGCGAACGCCGTGAGCATCCGGCATGGGATTCCCTGTGCTTCAATTATGGAAAGAACGAGGTGCTTCATTTCTTATTGTCGAATTGTAAGTTCTGGCTGGAGGAGTATAAGTTCGATGGTTTCCGTTTCGACGGCGTGACCTCCATGCTTTACTACAGCCATGGCTTGGGCGAGGCTTTCTGTAATTACGGCGATTATTTTAATGGCCACCAAGATGGCGACGCTATCGCTTATCTAACCTTGGCCAATAAATTGATCCATGAGGTGAATCCGGGCGCTATAACGATCGCCGAGGAGGTGAGTGGCATGCCGGGTTTGGCAGCCAAGGTCGAAGATGGTGGTTATGGCTTTGATTATCGCATGGCCATGAACATCCCGGATTATTGGATCAAGACGATCAAGGAAAAGAAGGATGAGGATTGGCATCCGTCTTCGATCTGGTGGGAGACGACGAACCGTCGTGCCGATGAGAAGACGATCAGTTATGCCGAGAGCCACGATCAAGCCTTGGTGGGTGATAAGACGATCATCTTCCGCTTGATCGACGCCGATATGTATTGGCATATGCAAAAAGATGACCATAATTTCATGGTAGATAGAGGTATCGCCTTGCATAAGATGATCCGTTTGGTTACGGCTTCTACCATTAATGGCGGTTATCTGAACTTCATGGGAAATGAGTTTGGGCATCCGGAGTGGATCGACTTCCCAAGGGAGGGCAATGGATGGTCTTATAAATACGCTCGCCGCCAATGGAATTTGGTGGACAACTTGGATTTGAAGTACCATTTCTTGGGCGATTTCGACCGTGAGATGTTGGAATTGATCGGGGATGTGAAGAATTTCCAAGATACCCCTATCCAGAAGGTTTGGGATAATGATGGCGATCAGATATTGGCTTATATGCGTAAAGACTTGGTTTTTGTGTTCAACTTTAGCCCGACGAAATCGTTCACGGATTACGGTTTCTTGGTTCCGAAGGGAGAATATGAGGTCGTATTGAACACTGACGCTACCCGTTTCGGGGGGTTTGGCTTGGCTGATGATACCATAAGGCATTTCACGCAATTTGATCCGTTATATAAGAAAGAAAAGAAAGAATGGCTGAAACTTTATATCCCGGCACGTAGCGCCGTCGTATTAAGGAAAGTGAAGGTCAAAAAGTAA
- a CDS encoding cation:proton antiporter — MSKGTKSIAFYLMMILIFGSLMYFIAKEGESQQLENSIASIQNAPSNLEEGFTIFTQLLVHNIESSIGILLLQIITILLTCRLFGWLFQKIGQPTVIGEIVAGIVLGPSVLGNLFPEASAFLFPVESLVNINMLSQFGLILFMFAIGMELNISEVRKKLKETILISHTSTIVPFFFGMLTAYFVYDKYADKSTPFLSFALFIGIAMSITAFPVLARIIQEKGLTKTHLGTISLASAANGDITAWCLLAVVIAIAQAGSMLSAVYNILFSVLYIVFMFLAVRPFLRMIGHIYHNKEVIDKGLVAFIFLLLITSAYLTEILGLHALFGAFIAGVVMPGNVKFRKIMTEKVEDVSLALFLPLFFVSTGLRTEIGLLNKPELWWLCLIFIIVAIAGKFGGAMFSARFVGESWKDSLYIGALMNTRGLMELVVLTIGYEMGILTPSVFVILVLMTLVTTFMTTPLVSFIKFCYRTHDKLMEQKERMPLEGIFKVLLSFGRAGNGQIMLDVAYQMFAQGKNKLELTALHLTVGSDVNPLHTDNFEEVSFGPILYGAKKLGIQIQTRYEVSNNAGVDICSIVNNEGYDFLLVGSGISMSNTPDDIAASHYRASFYNRYFKRFKAPESWFYPGALLKDKTKMFIEQSNCPVGVFVNRNFVKASNVIVVIDSEEDLFLLGYAQTLLKSTHGSASVLDKSSSTTPGNEVIKEGILRFTEDVKQTTLLREKDLTPQSFNGFNFMLISYKTWNDVSEHRKEALQKMPSTLILSK, encoded by the coding sequence ATGAGCAAAGGAACAAAAAGTATAGCCTTTTACCTAATGATGATCCTCATTTTCGGTTCGCTGATGTACTTTATCGCCAAAGAAGGGGAAAGTCAGCAACTGGAAAATTCGATTGCGTCCATTCAAAACGCACCTAGTAATTTAGAAGAGGGATTTACCATATTTACTCAATTATTAGTACATAATATCGAGTCTTCCATAGGAATTCTGCTTTTACAAATCATCACGATATTGCTTACGTGCCGTTTGTTCGGTTGGTTATTCCAGAAGATCGGGCAACCCACCGTCATCGGCGAGATCGTTGCCGGAATCGTGCTAGGGCCGTCCGTATTAGGCAATTTATTCCCGGAGGCTTCCGCCTTCCTTTTTCCTGTGGAATCGTTGGTGAATATAAATATGCTGAGTCAATTCGGACTTATACTCTTTATGTTCGCTATCGGGATGGAACTTAATATCTCCGAGGTAAGGAAAAAGCTGAAAGAGACGATCTTAATCAGTCATACCAGTACGATCGTCCCCTTCTTTTTCGGTATGCTGACCGCCTATTTCGTGTACGACAAATATGCGGATAAGAGTACGCCTTTCCTCTCTTTCGCCTTGTTTATAGGTATCGCCATGAGTATTACCGCCTTTCCCGTATTGGCACGTATTATCCAAGAGAAAGGACTTACCAAGACACATTTGGGTACCATCTCGTTGGCAAGCGCGGCGAATGGGGATATCACCGCATGGTGCTTGCTAGCGGTTGTCATAGCGATCGCACAAGCGGGTTCGATGCTAAGTGCCGTTTACAACATCTTATTCTCAGTCCTTTACATAGTGTTTATGTTTTTGGCGGTGCGGCCATTCCTGCGGATGATCGGACATATTTACCACAACAAGGAGGTAATCGACAAGGGGCTGGTCGCTTTCATCTTCTTGCTATTGATCACCTCGGCTTATCTGACTGAGATATTGGGATTGCATGCCTTGTTCGGCGCTTTTATCGCAGGGGTGGTGATGCCGGGAAATGTCAAATTCCGCAAGATCATGACCGAGAAAGTAGAGGATGTATCCCTTGCGCTATTTCTTCCCTTATTCTTCGTATCCACCGGATTACGTACGGAAATAGGTCTTCTAAACAAGCCTGAGTTATGGTGGCTATGCCTTATCTTCATAATCGTGGCCATCGCGGGAAAGTTTGGGGGAGCGATGTTCTCCGCCCGATTCGTGGGTGAGAGCTGGAAGGATAGCCTATACATAGGGGCACTCATGAACACCCGCGGGTTGATGGAGCTGGTCGTATTGACGATCGGGTACGAGATGGGGATATTGACACCTTCCGTATTCGTGATCTTAGTGCTAATGACGCTGGTCACCACCTTTATGACAACACCGTTGGTCTCATTCATCAAATTCTGTTACCGGACGCATGACAAGCTGATGGAGCAAAAAGAGAGAATGCCATTGGAGGGAATATTCAAGGTACTGTTGTCCTTCGGACGAGCCGGAAATGGACAGATCATGCTGGACGTAGCCTACCAGATGTTCGCCCAAGGCAAAAACAAGCTGGAGCTGACGGCGCTGCACTTAACGGTTGGCTCGGACGTAAACCCGTTACACACGGATAATTTCGAGGAAGTCAGCTTCGGCCCGATCCTTTACGGGGCCAAGAAGCTGGGCATTCAGATACAGACCCGCTACGAGGTATCGAACAACGCCGGAGTGGATATTTGTAGCATCGTAAACAATGAGGGGTATGATTTCCTTCTGGTCGGTTCCGGGATATCGATGAGCAACACACCGGATGATATAGCGGCAAGCCATTACCGGGCCTCTTTCTACAACCGTTATTTCAAACGCTTCAAGGCTCCGGAATCTTGGTTTTATCCGGGTGCCTTATTGAAAGACAAGACGAAGATGTTTATCGAGCAAAGCAATTGCCCGGTAGGTGTATTCGTGAACCGGAATTTCGTCAAGGCGTCGAACGTGATCGTGGTCATCGATTCCGAGGAGGATTTATTCCTGTTGGGATATGCCCAGACCTTATTGAAGTCTACACACGGCTCGGCCAGCGTACTTGATAAATCCAGCAGCACGACCCCGGGGAACGAGGTGATCAAGGAAGGAATCCTGCGATTCACGGAAGACGTGAAGCAGACCACGCTTCTACGAGAAAAAGACCTTACGCCCCAGTCTTTCAACGGCTTCAACTTCATGCTGATCAGTTATAAGACATGGAACGATGTCTCCGAGCACCGGAAAGAAGCCTTGCAGAAGATGCCTTCTACGTTGATATTAAGTAAATAA
- a CDS encoding ketopantoate reductase family protein, protein MAKLRIAFSGIGAVGGYYGGMVAARYQGTIKADIFFIARGENLKAIREKGLQMQLGIRTIHTAPALATDNPAEIGPVDYLFCCTKSYDLEENIQQLKPVIGPKTVIIPLLNGLDIEERIHNILPGQEVWKGCVYIGSRLTEPGVVEKFSLKERIFFGNKDANKDKQTELLKLLMYARLNAFNPADIDLRIWKKFFMISTAATATSFFNQPIDEVLAQHIDLFIALGTELKSVAEAMGVSLPDDIVYTSIETQKMMPAGSTTSMHSDFLAGKKTELETLTGYVIRQAEKLGVDVPTYRFMYNGLSFYPYPKNQ, encoded by the coding sequence ATGGCTAAATTAAGAATAGCGTTTTCTGGTATCGGTGCGGTGGGTGGTTATTACGGAGGTATGGTCGCCGCCCGCTATCAAGGAACAATAAAAGCAGATATCTTTTTTATCGCCCGTGGAGAAAATCTAAAGGCTATCCGTGAAAAAGGTTTACAAATGCAACTAGGCATCCGGACAATCCATACGGCTCCGGCACTAGCCACCGATAATCCCGCCGAGATAGGGCCGGTAGACTACCTTTTCTGTTGTACAAAAAGTTACGATCTAGAAGAAAACATCCAGCAGCTAAAGCCTGTTATCGGACCTAAGACCGTTATCATCCCCTTGCTAAACGGATTGGATATCGAAGAACGAATCCATAATATACTACCCGGACAAGAGGTCTGGAAAGGATGTGTTTATATCGGTTCCCGCTTGACAGAGCCGGGTGTTGTCGAGAAATTCTCCTTGAAGGAACGTATTTTCTTCGGCAACAAAGATGCAAACAAAGATAAGCAAACCGAGTTGCTTAAATTACTTATGTATGCCCGGTTAAACGCTTTTAATCCAGCGGATATAGACCTACGCATCTGGAAGAAATTCTTCATGATCTCTACGGCGGCTACGGCTACGAGTTTCTTCAACCAGCCCATTGATGAAGTACTAGCCCAACATATTGATCTATTCATCGCTTTGGGTACGGAATTAAAAAGCGTAGCGGAGGCTATGGGAGTCAGTTTACCCGATGACATCGTCTATACTTCCATCGAGACGCAAAAGATGATGCCGGCCGGCTCCACGACTTCCATGCATAGTGATTTTCTCGCCGGGAAAAAAACAGAGTTGGAAACATTGACCGGATATGTTATTCGTCAAGCGGAGAAGCTCGGCGTTGATGTCCCTACTTATCGATTTATGTATAACGGATTGTCTTTTTATCCCTATCCGAAAAATCAGTAA
- a CDS encoding pyridoxamine kinase: protein MNKEQQKRVAAIHDLSGFGKCSLTVALPILSAAGIETSALPTAILSTHTGGILGYTYRDLTEDMRPFMKHWKELDIRFDAVYSGFLGSFEQLDIVKEFFSLFKREDNLILVDPVMGDNGELYKIFTPKFAKGMRSLCERADIIVPNLTEAALLLGEPYQAGPYTKAYIDGILHKLSQLGPKQVVLTGVYFDEKELGAATFDMERNATEYVLTEKIPGYYHGTGDVFASALLSGLLNNFNLERSAEIAVRFTAESILRTFKAQTDYRFGVNFEQSIPDLLKELKLI, encoded by the coding sequence ATGAATAAGGAACAACAAAAAAGAGTAGCCGCCATTCATGACCTATCGGGATTCGGCAAATGTTCATTGACAGTTGCCCTCCCGATCCTCTCGGCGGCAGGAATAGAGACAAGCGCCTTACCTACGGCCATACTTTCTACACACACAGGAGGTATTCTCGGCTATACATATAGAGACTTGACGGAAGATATGCGTCCGTTCATGAAGCATTGGAAAGAATTAGATATCCGTTTCGACGCCGTCTACAGCGGCTTTCTTGGATCTTTCGAGCAATTAGATATCGTAAAAGAGTTCTTCTCCCTTTTCAAGCGGGAAGATAACCTGATTCTAGTCGATCCTGTCATGGGCGATAACGGAGAACTGTACAAGATCTTCACCCCTAAATTTGCGAAAGGAATGAGATCCCTTTGTGAAAGAGCGGATATTATCGTGCCGAACCTGACGGAGGCCGCATTATTGTTGGGCGAACCCTACCAAGCAGGTCCCTATACCAAAGCTTATATCGATGGTATTTTACATAAGCTAAGTCAGCTAGGCCCTAAGCAAGTTGTCTTGACCGGTGTCTATTTCGACGAGAAAGAACTGGGAGCCGCCACTTTCGATATGGAACGAAATGCGACAGAGTATGTTTTAACAGAGAAAATACCCGGTTATTATCATGGTACGGGAGATGTTTTCGCAAGTGCTTTACTGTCCGGTTTGTTAAATAATTTCAACTTGGAGAGATCTGCGGAAATAGCCGTTCGCTTCACGGCAGAAAGTATTCTTCGAACATTCAAGGCGCAAACGGATTATCGCTTTGGCGTGAACTTCGAACAATCCATTCCGGATTTACTAAAAGAACTGAAACTGATATAA
- a CDS encoding type I phosphomannose isomerase catalytic subunit, whose translation MLYPFTFKPILKKVIWGGSDICPFKGITPVENGVGESWELSHVEGNYSIVDNGELEGKSLDELIRSYGKELLGEKVMERFGTTFPLLIKFIDARDNLSIQVHPDDELAKKRHNSFGKTEMWYVIKAEKGAGLYSGFSEQIDAEEYVKRVENNTIMDVLQRYDVNEGDVFFLPAGRVHAIGAGCFIAEIQQTSNITYRIYDYNRKDANGNGRELHTELAKDAIDYTLYPDYRTHYKGHTNATVELADCKYFTTNLLDLDTIMVRNFSELDSFVVYICMAGKASIRDNKGNEIFVHQGQTVLIPADTEVITISPAPGAKFMETYIGQ comes from the coding sequence ATGTTATATCCATTTACATTTAAGCCGATCCTCAAGAAGGTGATTTGGGGCGGTTCAGATATCTGCCCGTTTAAGGGTATTACTCCGGTTGAGAATGGTGTAGGCGAGAGCTGGGAGCTTTCTCATGTTGAGGGAAATTATTCTATTGTCGATAATGGCGAGTTGGAAGGCAAGTCTTTGGATGAGTTGATCCGCTCTTATGGCAAGGAGTTGCTGGGAGAGAAGGTGATGGAGAGATTCGGGACGACTTTCCCGTTGCTAATCAAGTTTATCGATGCCCGTGATAATTTATCTATTCAAGTTCACCCGGACGATGAGCTGGCGAAAAAGCGCCACAACTCTTTCGGTAAGACGGAGATGTGGTATGTGATCAAGGCGGAGAAAGGCGCTGGCCTATATTCCGGTTTCTCTGAGCAAATCGACGCAGAGGAATACGTGAAACGGGTGGAGAACAATACGATCATGGATGTGCTTCAACGTTACGACGTAAATGAAGGTGATGTATTTTTCTTGCCGGCGGGACGTGTGCATGCGATCGGAGCGGGTTGTTTTATCGCAGAGATCCAGCAGACTAGTAATATCACGTATCGTATTTACGATTACAACCGTAAAGATGCGAACGGTAATGGCCGTGAGCTGCATACGGAATTGGCGAAAGACGCGATCGATTATACGTTGTATCCGGATTACCGTACTCACTACAAAGGTCATACGAATGCCACGGTAGAGTTGGCGGACTGTAAGTATTTCACGACAAACCTTTTGGATCTGGATACGATTATGGTTCGTAATTTCTCGGAACTGGATTCTTTTGTCGTTTATATCTGTATGGCAGGCAAGGCTTCCATCCGTGATAATAAAGGAAACGAGATCTTTGTACACCAAGGTCAAACTGTCTTGATCCCTGCGGACACGGAGGTAATAACCATCTCTCCGGCTCCGGGCGCTAAGTTCATGGAGACTTATATCGGTCAATAA
- a CDS encoding DNA-3-methyladenine glycosylase I: protein MEDLINGRCGWCGTDELYMAYHDQEWGKLVTDDKTLFEFLVLESSQAGLSWITILRKREGYRKAFCDFDTERVAQMTDEDVERLMRFEGIVKNRQKIKSTITNARLFLAIQKEFGSFYNYTLSFFPDRKPIINTFRSLSEIPVTSPESEAMSKDMKKRGFKFFGPTICYAHLQASGFINDHLIDCVCRKG, encoded by the coding sequence ATGGAAGATCTAATAAACGGGCGTTGCGGTTGGTGCGGAACTGACGAGTTGTATATGGCGTACCACGATCAAGAGTGGGGAAAGTTGGTGACTGACGATAAAACACTGTTCGAGTTTCTTGTATTGGAAAGCTCTCAAGCCGGATTGAGTTGGATAACAATCCTTCGGAAGCGTGAGGGATATCGTAAGGCTTTTTGTGACTTCGACACCGAACGGGTAGCGCAAATGACCGATGAGGATGTTGAACGGTTGATGCGGTTTGAGGGTATCGTGAAAAACCGCCAGAAAATCAAATCCACAATCACAAACGCAAGGCTGTTCCTCGCCATACAAAAGGAGTTCGGCAGCTTTTACAATTACACCCTGTCATTCTTTCCCGACAGAAAACCGATTATCAACACATTCCGGTCATTGAGCGAGATCCCTGTCACGTCGCCTGAATCCGAAGCCATGAGCAAGGACATGAAGAAGAGGGGCTTCAAATTCTTCGGACCTACAATTTGTTACGCCCACCTACAGGCTTCGGGATTTATCAATGATCATCTGATAGACTGCGTTTGCAGGAAAGGATAA
- the hcp gene encoding hydroxylamine reductase, whose product MFCYQCQETAQGKGCTLKGVCGKTAEVAGLQDLLMYLMKGISKLTTTLRKQGVESSTANKFIVDGLFMTITNANFDSSRFVSKIKEAYQLRENLLNELHRLGIHLSLTCDCLTWKSDKVEEMEVKAKEVGILATENEDIRSLCELLTYGVKGMAAYVEHAYNLGFEDTSLYAFMQDALVATTRSDLTVADLTQWVLTCGEYGVKAMALLDKANTSTYGNPEITKVNIGVGKNPGILISGHDLRDIQDLLEQTEGTGIDVYTHGEMLPAHYYPAFKKYKHFVGNYGSAWWKQTSDFETFNGVILFTTNCLVPPRSSATYADRVYTTGSTGFEGFPHIADRKPGGSKDFSALIEHAKKCAPPTEIEHGEIIGGFAHEQVFQLADKVIDAVKSGAIRKFFVMAGCDGRMKSRSYYTEFAEKLPKDTVILTAGCAKYRYNKLPLGEIRGIPRVLDAGQCNDSYSLVMIALKLKEIFGLDDVNELPIAYNIAWYEQKAVIVLLALLYLGVKNIHLGPTLPAFLSPNVAKVLVDNFGIAGIGSVDEDMELFLGK is encoded by the coding sequence ATGTTCTGTTATCAATGTCAAGAAACCGCCCAAGGAAAGGGCTGCACATTAAAAGGTGTATGTGGTAAGACCGCCGAAGTGGCCGGATTACAAGATTTACTGATGTACTTAATGAAGGGAATCTCCAAATTAACAACGACTTTACGCAAACAAGGCGTGGAATCATCCACGGCCAATAAGTTTATCGTAGACGGACTTTTCATGACCATCACAAACGCCAATTTCGATTCATCCAGGTTCGTCTCAAAGATCAAGGAAGCCTATCAGCTACGGGAGAACCTTCTCAACGAATTGCATCGACTGGGAATCCATCTTTCCTTAACCTGCGACTGTCTGACTTGGAAATCGGATAAAGTAGAGGAAATGGAGGTCAAAGCGAAAGAAGTAGGTATTCTTGCCACAGAAAACGAGGATATCCGTTCTCTATGCGAATTACTCACTTATGGGGTTAAAGGTATGGCCGCCTACGTGGAGCACGCTTACAACCTAGGTTTCGAGGATACCAGCCTCTATGCCTTTATGCAAGATGCCTTGGTAGCGACGACTCGATCAGACCTGACTGTCGCCGATTTAACCCAATGGGTACTTACCTGCGGCGAATACGGAGTAAAAGCCATGGCCTTATTAGATAAAGCGAATACTTCCACCTATGGCAACCCGGAAATTACGAAAGTGAATATCGGCGTAGGAAAGAACCCGGGTATACTTATCAGTGGGCACGACTTGAGAGACATTCAAGACTTGCTGGAACAAACCGAAGGTACAGGCATAGATGTCTATACACATGGCGAGATGCTTCCCGCACATTATTACCCGGCTTTCAAGAAGTATAAGCATTTTGTAGGAAACTACGGTAGCGCCTGGTGGAAACAAACATCCGATTTCGAGACATTCAATGGAGTTATCCTGTTTACGACCAACTGCCTTGTCCCTCCCCGTTCTTCCGCCACTTATGCCGATCGGGTCTATACGACCGGCTCTACCGGGTTCGAAGGATTCCCACATATCGCCGATCGTAAGCCCGGAGGCTCTAAGGATTTCTCTGCGTTAATCGAACACGCAAAGAAATGCGCCCCTCCAACGGAAATCGAACACGGGGAAATCATCGGTGGATTCGCTCATGAGCAGGTATTCCAATTAGCCGACAAGGTTATCGATGCCGTAAAATCAGGAGCGATACGTAAATTCTTTGTCATGGCAGGTTGCGACGGAAGAATGAAGAGCCGTAGCTACTATACCGAATTCGCCGAGAAATTACCGAAAGATACCGTCATATTAACCGCCGGTTGTGCCAAATATCGTTACAACAAACTGCCTTTGGGGGAGATCAGAGGTATTCCACGGGTATTAGATGCCGGACAATGTAATGACAGTTACTCATTGGTGATGATCGCCCTCAAGTTAAAAGAGATCTTCGGGCTGGATGATGTCAATGAATTACCTATCGCATACAATATCGCATGGTACGAGCAAAAAGCGGTAATCGTATTACTCGCCCTACTCTACCTAGGCGTAAAAAACATTCACTTAGGACCGACATTGCCAGCGTTCTTGTCGCCGAATGTAGCCAAAGTATTGGTCGATAATTTCGGGATCGCCGGAATAGGTAGTGTAGACGAAGACATGGAACTATTTCTAGGAAAGTAA
- a CDS encoding nitroreductase family protein, translating into MRICLFFLITVFLMACSSTGNQRQEPENQTLETILNRKSVRKYKDRPVEKEKIDKLIRAGMAAPSSRDRRPWEFIIVTDRKALDTMAEGLPFARMLKETRQAIVVCGDTIKSSNAWFLDCSAASQNLLLAAESMGLGAVWTAVYPYPDRIEIVRKELRLPDHIMPLNVIPVGYPMQKETPKNKYNVQQIHHNGW; encoded by the coding sequence ATGAGAATCTGTCTTTTCTTCTTGATCACCGTTTTCCTCATGGCCTGCTCCTCTACGGGGAACCAGCGGCAGGAACCGGAAAACCAGACCTTGGAAACGATACTCAATCGCAAAAGCGTACGTAAGTATAAGGATCGCCCGGTAGAAAAGGAAAAGATAGACAAACTGATACGAGCCGGAATGGCCGCCCCCTCCTCCCGTGACAGGCGACCTTGGGAATTCATTATCGTAACCGACCGGAAAGCCTTGGACACAATGGCCGAAGGTCTCCCCTTCGCCCGGATGCTGAAAGAGACAAGGCAAGCGATCGTCGTTTGCGGCGATACGATCAAATCCTCCAACGCTTGGTTTCTGGATTGTTCCGCCGCCTCGCAAAACCTGCTACTTGCCGCCGAATCCATGGGATTGGGAGCCGTATGGACGGCTGTTTACCCCTATCCGGACCGGATCGAGATCGTCCGGAAAGAGCTTCGGCTACCGGATCATATCATGCCGTTGAACGTCATACCTGTGGGATACCCCATGCAGAAAGAGACTCCCAAAAACAAATACAACGTCCAACAGATCCATCACAACGGCTGGTAA